Within the Mucilaginibacter sp. CSA2-8R genome, the region GGTTTTATAATATATCAATATATTTGCTAAGTTCAATTTCAATCTACCGTTATTCTACAATGCATCATCACACAGCCAAGACCAAGGGCATTGAATTTAATTTAGAAGCACTACGCGGGGCCTGTGCGTTTTTTGTAGTAATCTTCCATGTGGTTTTGTACCAAAAATATATTGATCCACATTATTTTCCGCGATGGATGAACGCTTTCAACATTCCTGGGCATTTTTGTGTGCTTATATTTTTTGTATTGTCGGGTTATGTTATCGGTATCAGCAACTCCGGACGGCTAAGCGCCGATAAAATAATACCGTACTTAAAAAAGAGGTTTATCCGAATTTATCCGGTTTACTTTGTTTGCCTTACGGCGGCGTTGCTTATAGCGGTACCTTATACCATTAAAACTATTGTGGCAAATTACACAATGATGCAAGGGCTTTTAGGAGCGGTAGTATGGGAAAACAATCCGCTATGGTCGCTCAATTATGAGATAATCTACTACTTGCTATTTATTCCGCTATCGTTTTTTGAAATTAAACCTTGGGTTGCACTAGTTGGAGCAATTGCAATTGGCTTGATTAACTTCTTGCTGTTTCCAACTATTAGTTTACCTATTATATCCGCTTATAGCTATGGTTTTGCTTTTTGGGCTACCGGATGGTGCTTAGCTGTTTATTTTAAAAACAAAGAGGTTGCGGTAAGCCCTCAAAAATTACTAAGTGGAATATTTTTGTTAGCCAGCGCGCCGGTTAATATTGTTTTAGCATACCCTTACCGTTTGGTTACTCAAGTATTTGATAATGAATTGCTTTACCCTAACACGGTATACTGGGCTAAAAACATGGTAAAGTTTGATGATTTTACTTTGATGCCCTATTGTTTTTTGCTGGTTGTGCTATTTTCGGGAACGCGGTTTCGTTTTAAAAAGCAGCTTTTTTCTTTCCTCTTTATTTTACCCGCAATTTCGATAGCATTACTTATTAAAGGCTCCAGCTCAATAGCAAGCCTTAACGACCAAAGGATACCTATGCTTTGCTACCTTATTAGCCTGGTGTTGTATTTTATACCTAATACACTGTTCAATAACCTTAGCCGTAAAATAATAAATCTTTGTTTTTGGCTTGGGTCTGTCTCCTATGGGCTTTATGTAATTCACTTTCCGGTCATGATTGTTTTTGGAAAAGTAACAGCTTTTAGCGGCTCAACCGTTACGTTTATCACCAGGTTTCTGTTGCTCTTTTTACCGGCTTGCCTGGCGGCGGCTTACGTCCTTGAGAAAAAAATGCAGCCCTTGGTTGGGCGCAAACTTCGCAATGTGCTTTTACCAAGCGTGGCAAAGCGGTAATACCGCTTACTAAACAAAATGAAAGCAATGCCGGGCGCACTGGCTATAGTTATCAAGCGCATAAAATTATGACGCTTTGCGTGTAGGCAACCACCAACGGCAACCCGAATTAAACTTTCGCAGTAGGCTTCTTAGAAACGAAAGTGCACAAACAATTGAGACACTGAAAACGCCGGAGGGGCAAGAAGCCTAAAAAGCTTTTGACAAATTTTGCTCGCGGTACGCGATGTATATTCAACGACTTGCAACGAGGACAACAAATTTGTTTAACAGCACCCATAACACTAACAGCAAATATATTCCGCAAATATAATATTCCAACATTCGTTTAAGTTAAAATATCTTAATGTTTTTAACGTTTTTTTAACGTAATTAAAATACGTTGATACTTAATCACGTACTTTTTAGTTAGCCAACTACATAGCAAAAATGGTTATAAGTTAAAGTGGTACAATTAAAGTAATATAACCCAAACTGAGTGATGATATTGAGGTACACTCTTATTCAATCATCGCACTTATTTACTGCAGTTGCTGCCCTTGGTAATTTTATAAGAGGTCAGTTAACTGCCGGTTAATACATCATCAATAAACTTGCCTTGAGCTAGATAATTCGATAACAGCTCTGAAAGACAACTAAGTGATAATTGCCTAAAAATAGACTTGCAATGATTGAAAATACACAACAGACTCAATATTTTGTTGTGATTTTTTTAATTAAATATACCTTTACGGCAAGTTAATTAATATGAATTGAGGTCTAATGAAAAACAAATTATTGAACTTACAGGCCTTAAGAGGAATTGCGGCCGTCAGTGTTATGTATCATCATAGCCAAATGATATTTACTGACCACGCTCATGATGCTGTGTTTAAA harbors:
- a CDS encoding acyltransferase; the encoded protein is MHHHTAKTKGIEFNLEALRGACAFFVVIFHVVLYQKYIDPHYFPRWMNAFNIPGHFCVLIFFVLSGYVIGISNSGRLSADKIIPYLKKRFIRIYPVYFVCLTAALLIAVPYTIKTIVANYTMMQGLLGAVVWENNPLWSLNYEIIYYLLFIPLSFFEIKPWVALVGAIAIGLINFLLFPTISLPIISAYSYGFAFWATGWCLAVYFKNKEVAVSPQKLLSGIFLLASAPVNIVLAYPYRLVTQVFDNELLYPNTVYWAKNMVKFDDFTLMPYCFLLVVLFSGTRFRFKKQLFSFLFILPAISIALLIKGSSSIASLNDQRIPMLCYLISLVLYFIPNTLFNNLSRKIINLCFWLGSVSYGLYVIHFPVMIVFGKVTAFSGSTVTFITRFLLLFLPACLAAAYVLEKKMQPLVGRKLRNVLLPSVAKR